A DNA window from Pseudomonas tohonis contains the following coding sequences:
- the rfaP gene encoding lipopolysaccharide core heptose(I) kinase RfaP yields MKLMLEQPFKDLWAGRDPFAEVEKLQGEVFRELEARRTLRTEVDGRGYFVKIHRGIGWGEIFKNLVTAKAPVLGAGLEWAAIQRLQRAGVPTMTAAAFGERGSNPAQQHSFIITEELAPTISLEDFSLDWVQNPPAPALKRALIDEVARMVREMHRAGVNHRDCYICHFLLHTDKPVTAGDFRLSVIDLHRAQVRESTPRRWRDKDLAALYFSALNIGLTRHDKLRFLRVYFQQPLRQVLREEIGLLAWMEQKAARLLARYQRKYVEGAAD; encoded by the coding sequence ATGAAGCTGATGCTGGAACAACCCTTCAAGGACCTCTGGGCCGGGCGTGACCCGTTCGCCGAGGTGGAGAAGCTGCAGGGCGAGGTGTTCCGCGAGCTGGAGGCCCGGCGCACCCTGCGCACCGAGGTCGACGGGCGCGGCTACTTCGTGAAGATCCACCGCGGCATCGGTTGGGGCGAGATTTTCAAGAACCTGGTCACTGCCAAGGCGCCGGTGCTGGGCGCCGGCCTGGAGTGGGCGGCCATCCAGCGCCTGCAGCGCGCCGGGGTGCCGACCATGACCGCGGCGGCCTTCGGCGAGCGCGGCAGCAATCCCGCGCAGCAGCATTCCTTCATCATTACCGAGGAGCTGGCGCCGACCATCAGTCTCGAGGACTTCAGCCTCGACTGGGTGCAGAACCCGCCAGCCCCGGCGCTCAAGCGCGCCCTGATCGACGAGGTGGCGCGCATGGTGCGCGAGATGCACCGCGCCGGGGTCAACCACCGCGACTGCTACATCTGCCATTTCCTCCTGCACACCGACAAACCGGTCACGGCGGGGGACTTCCGTCTCTCGGTGATCGACCTGCACCGCGCCCAGGTGCGCGAGAGCACGCCGCGCCGCTGGCGCGACAAGGACCTGGCGGCGCTGTACTTCTCCGCGCTGAACATCGGCCTGACCCGGCACGACAAGCTGCGCTTCCTCAGGGTCTACTTCCAGCAGCCCCTGCGCCAGGTGCTGCGTGAGGAGATCGGCCTGCTGGCCTGGATGGAGCAGAAGGCCGCACGACTGCTGGCGCGCTACCAGCGCAAGTACGTGGAAGGAGCAGCGGATTGA
- a CDS encoding lipopolysaccharide kinase InaA family protein, with translation MSNWKLAPGLDADVARLFADLDAVFALQGDWITGDPLSEVLRVEHAGIRYYVKRYWGAGKGLRRWIGRPRVKAEWQNLKNFSKWGIPTAPVVGWGLERRFGRFHRGALITRELERTSDMAALAQRDDARLDDATWVDGVSRQLARATRAMHDHHFAHNDLKWRNLLVNDEGELFLIDCPTGAFWFGPFLRRRIVKDLACLDKVAKYKLSRTQRLRFYLQYRGRQRLNVGDKRRIRQIIGFFEGRE, from the coding sequence TTGAGTAACTGGAAACTGGCGCCCGGGCTCGACGCCGATGTCGCCCGACTGTTCGCCGATCTCGACGCGGTGTTCGCCCTGCAAGGGGACTGGATCACCGGTGACCCGCTCTCCGAGGTTTTGCGGGTCGAGCACGCCGGCATCCGCTACTACGTCAAGCGCTACTGGGGCGCGGGCAAGGGCCTGCGCCGCTGGATCGGCCGGCCGCGGGTCAAGGCCGAGTGGCAGAACCTCAAGAATTTCAGCAAGTGGGGCATCCCCACGGCTCCGGTGGTGGGCTGGGGCCTGGAGCGCCGCTTCGGCCGCTTCCACCGTGGCGCGCTGATCACCCGCGAGCTGGAGCGCACCTCCGACATGGCGGCCCTGGCGCAGCGCGACGACGCTCGCCTGGATGACGCGACCTGGGTCGATGGCGTCAGCCGCCAGCTGGCCCGAGCCACCCGCGCCATGCACGACCACCACTTCGCCCACAACGACCTGAAGTGGCGCAACCTGCTGGTCAACGACGAGGGCGAGCTGTTCCTCATCGACTGCCCCACCGGCGCCTTCTGGTTCGGCCCCTTCCTGCGGCGCCGCATCGTCAAGGACCTGGCCTGCCTGGACAAGGTCGCCAAGTACAAGCTGAGCCGCACCCAGCGCCTGCGCTTCTACCTGCAGTACCGCGGGCGCCAGCGCCTGAACGTCGGCGACAAGCGGCGGATCAGGCAGATCATCGGTTTCTTCGAGGGACGCGAATGA
- a CDS encoding O-antigen ligase family protein, whose protein sequence is MSDEKQPCNLATPYSRFEKAAEWLTINILPVGLFVLLTGMFWVWDRALYHKAYYLFLAAPTLLVLLMQPKWIRHLFSSPLLIAFAAFSIYTLITLNWTSSEDSGSSLAKRPLYVLFLFFATGLLAHAAPDRIMKSMRYSAWLASLAGAMTLAFHLYSGASDRLTGYGALYNPLLSSHVYGFFLVIWGALWFSKKQILDIPSIGSLAILGALIIATGSRTPLLAIASAIIWLALTQWNRRSLVVLATLGLAGTALLLLFPEALTNRGLSYRPEIWQRAWALIMEKPLLGHGYDAPLAIPVPGVTLVMADPHNMLLAVAYYCGFIGVALWLALYLTALVAALRNRQEPLSCIASTLLVFGFVASMTEGGAFLSRPKEHWFLIWIPMALIMAAEVIAQKKQRQSHSQPK, encoded by the coding sequence ATGAGTGATGAAAAACAGCCTTGCAACCTTGCCACACCATACAGCCGATTCGAAAAAGCCGCCGAGTGGCTGACCATCAACATTCTTCCTGTAGGCTTATTTGTGCTGCTGACAGGAATGTTCTGGGTTTGGGATCGCGCGCTCTACCACAAAGCTTATTATCTCTTCTTGGCCGCCCCGACTCTGCTCGTCCTATTGATGCAACCCAAATGGATAAGGCACCTTTTTTCATCTCCCCTGCTCATCGCATTCGCGGCGTTTAGTATCTACACGCTGATCACTTTGAACTGGACAAGTTCCGAGGACTCTGGCAGCTCTCTTGCAAAGCGTCCTCTCTACGTTCTCTTTCTATTTTTCGCTACTGGCCTGCTGGCACATGCCGCACCAGACAGGATCATGAAAAGCATGCGCTACAGCGCATGGCTCGCAAGCCTCGCTGGCGCCATGACGCTAGCATTCCATCTATATAGCGGAGCATCCGACCGTCTAACAGGCTACGGCGCGCTCTACAACCCGCTCCTGAGTTCTCATGTCTATGGCTTCTTTCTCGTTATATGGGGAGCCCTGTGGTTTTCGAAGAAGCAAATACTCGATATCCCATCAATCGGATCATTGGCTATCCTAGGTGCCCTTATAATCGCCACGGGTTCAAGAACACCATTGTTGGCAATTGCGTCGGCAATCATCTGGCTAGCATTAACTCAATGGAACAGGCGCAGCCTTGTCGTACTGGCAACACTCGGACTTGCCGGAACAGCGCTACTTCTACTTTTCCCCGAAGCGCTGACCAACAGGGGACTGTCCTATCGCCCTGAAATCTGGCAGCGGGCCTGGGCGCTCATCATGGAAAAACCCTTGCTTGGGCATGGCTACGATGCGCCCTTAGCAATACCGGTGCCGGGTGTGACGCTTGTAATGGCCGACCCCCACAATATGCTACTGGCGGTGGCCTACTATTGCGGTTTCATTGGCGTGGCATTGTGGCTGGCTCTTTATCTCACAGCCCTTGTAGCAGCCTTGCGCAATCGACAGGAGCCACTCTCCTGCATTGCATCGACGCTATTGGTCTTTGGTTTTGTAGCCAGCATGACGGAAGGAGGAGCGTTTCTTTCTCGTCCGAAAGAACACTGGTTCCTTATATGGATTCCCATGGCACTCATAATGGCGGCTGAAGTCATAGCCCAAAAAAAGCAGCGTCAATCACACAGCCAACCGAAATGA
- a CDS encoding glycosyltransferase family 4 protein, which translates to MQLAFVLYKYFPFGGLQRDFMRIAQDCQRRGHAIRVYTMIWEGDIPDGFEVLIAPVKALFNHKRNEKFTAWVEADLARRPVDRVVGFNKMPGLDVYYAADPCFEDKAQTLRNGLYRKWGRYKHFSDYERAVFAPESKTEVLMISEVQQPLFVKHYATPAERFHLLPPGIAPDRRAPANAAEIRAEFRREFKLADDQLLLVQIGSGFKTKGLDRSLRALAALPRALKKRTRLIVIGQDDPKPFILQMKALGISDQVEILKGRSDIPRFLLGADLLIHPAYNENTGTVLLEALVAGLPVLVTDVCGYAHYIDEARAGRVVPSPFEQEQLNRMLAEMLDDDNARTEWARNGLAFADTADLYSMPQRAADVILQARP; encoded by the coding sequence ATGCAACTGGCATTCGTGCTTTACAAGTACTTCCCGTTCGGTGGCCTGCAGCGTGACTTCATGCGCATCGCCCAGGACTGCCAGCGCCGTGGGCACGCCATCCGCGTCTACACCATGATCTGGGAAGGCGACATCCCGGACGGTTTCGAGGTGCTGATCGCGCCGGTCAAGGCGCTGTTCAACCACAAGCGCAACGAGAAATTCACCGCCTGGGTCGAGGCCGACCTGGCCAGGCGCCCGGTGGACCGGGTGGTCGGCTTCAACAAGATGCCGGGCCTGGACGTCTACTACGCCGCCGATCCCTGCTTCGAGGACAAGGCGCAGACCCTGCGCAACGGCCTGTATCGCAAGTGGGGGCGCTACAAGCACTTCTCCGACTACGAGCGCGCGGTGTTCGCCCCCGAGTCGAAGACCGAGGTGCTGATGATCTCCGAGGTGCAGCAGCCGTTGTTCGTGAAGCACTACGCCACGCCGGCCGAGCGCTTCCACCTGCTGCCGCCGGGCATCGCCCCCGACCGCCGCGCGCCGGCCAACGCCGCCGAGATCCGCGCCGAATTCCGTCGCGAGTTCAAGCTGGCGGACGACCAGTTGCTGCTGGTGCAGATCGGCTCCGGCTTCAAGACCAAGGGCCTCGACCGCAGCCTGCGTGCACTCGCCGCGCTGCCCAGGGCACTGAAGAAGCGCACGCGGCTGATCGTCATCGGCCAGGACGACCCCAAGCCCTTCATCCTGCAGATGAAGGCGCTGGGCATTTCCGACCAGGTCGAGATCCTCAAGGGGCGCAGCGACATCCCGCGCTTCCTGCTGGGTGCCGACCTGCTGATCCACCCCGCCTACAACGAAAACACCGGGACCGTGCTGCTGGAGGCGCTGGTCGCCGGGCTGCCGGTGCTGGTGACCGACGTCTGCGGCTACGCCCACTACATCGACGAGGCCAGGGCAGGCCGCGTGGTGCCGAGCCCCTTCGAACAGGAGCAGCTGAACCGCATGCTGGCCGAAATGCTCGACGACGATAACGCCCGCACCGAATGGGCCCGCAACGGCCTGGCCTTCGCCGACACGGCGGACCTCTACAGCATGCCGCAGCGCGCGGCCGACGTGATCCTGCAGGCACGGCCATGA
- a CDS encoding glycosyltransferase has translation MSGQQLPLVSVIIASYNHAPYIEASILSVLGQSYTNIELLVVDDGSSDESVSRIESLRKIHGFDFRTQSNKGLSRTLNETLARAKGSLIAPFGSDDIMLPERIKTQVAYMSEKPEVGICAGNIRIIDALGETDGKVGCSSARRLDFDDVFLNRKPGAPAPTLLFRREALEKVGGFEVDVRLEDLMVELKITNAGYFIDVLAEVLALYRVHENNTYKNYRFMVDNVLRTYDRFSEHPAYEKVCANFRNSMLLKCAQQDKALARELLANIPLRFWDSKTLRGIWRLLIRS, from the coding sequence ATGAGTGGCCAACAGTTGCCCTTGGTTAGCGTAATAATTGCATCTTACAACCACGCCCCTTACATCGAAGCCAGCATTCTTAGCGTGTTGGGGCAGAGTTATACGAATATCGAGTTGTTGGTTGTGGATGACGGTTCTAGCGATGAAAGCGTTTCTCGTATCGAGTCACTTCGGAAAATCCATGGGTTCGACTTTAGAACTCAGTCCAACAAGGGGCTCTCGCGAACGCTCAATGAGACCCTTGCTCGGGCGAAAGGAAGCCTGATTGCCCCTTTCGGCTCGGATGACATCATGCTTCCTGAGCGGATCAAGACTCAGGTTGCATATATGTCCGAGAAGCCTGAGGTGGGAATCTGCGCGGGAAATATCCGTATCATAGATGCTCTCGGGGAGACCGATGGGAAGGTTGGCTGCAGTTCTGCTCGTCGACTGGACTTTGACGATGTGTTTCTCAACCGAAAGCCTGGCGCGCCTGCTCCTACGTTGTTATTTCGTCGCGAGGCACTGGAGAAGGTCGGTGGATTCGAGGTGGATGTACGCCTTGAGGACCTAATGGTGGAGCTGAAGATAACCAATGCAGGTTACTTCATTGATGTCTTGGCTGAAGTGCTGGCTCTTTATCGGGTGCATGAGAATAATACCTATAAGAACTACAGGTTCATGGTCGATAACGTGCTGCGGACCTATGATCGTTTCAGCGAACACCCGGCCTACGAGAAAGTATGCGCGAACTTCCGAAACTCGATGCTGCTCAAGTGTGCGCAACAAGATAAGGCTCTGGCGCGCGAATTGCTCGCGAATATTCCACTCAGGTTCTGGGATTCGAAGACATTGAGAGGGATTTGGCGCCTGCTTATTCGTTCATGA
- a CDS encoding carbamoyltransferase, whose amino-acid sequence MALTILGLSGALSHDPSAALYIDGKLIAAAEEERFVRDKHAKNRMPYESAKFCLEQAGIKPSDVDVVAIPFAPISLFGKARWQYAKRYWYAPDRALDAILMGNRRYKRYRNKIVWCLEQLGFDAKKVKIEPVEHHLAHASSAYHCSGFKEKTAILGIDGKGEYATTFFGWGENGKIHKIKEFFDPDSLGGLYGAITEYLGFEMLDGEFKVMGMAPYGDAAKYDFSRLAKFENGELVINTEYANVIGFRRYKENGKGYYFSPKLIEWLGPKRQGDIADDPYIHYAASMQALFEKLALEMMEYYLGDILRETGKIAFAGGCALNVKLNQKIIARPDVKELFVQPASGDAGTAVGAAAYVSHKRGVPVEKMEHVYLGPSFSNEDVIAACAKHPNKPVFKRIENTPQRIASIMVAGNPVAWFQGRMEFGPRALGGRSIIGCPSIPGVADRINEQIKFRERWRPFCPSMLDTVAPKMLKVDHPSPFMTFTFEVNDEWKERVSEVVHEDGTSRAQVLERRHNPRWYDLMLELEKLTGNGVSLNTSLNRRGEPMICSPTDALNMFYGSDLQYLIMEDVLVVKDGVDWYDNVG is encoded by the coding sequence GTGGCACTGACGATTCTCGGCCTTTCCGGCGCCCTCAGCCATGATCCGTCCGCTGCGCTCTACATCGACGGCAAGCTGATCGCGGCCGCTGAAGAAGAGCGCTTCGTGCGCGACAAGCACGCGAAGAACCGCATGCCCTACGAATCGGCCAAGTTCTGCCTGGAGCAGGCCGGCATCAAGCCGTCCGACGTCGACGTGGTGGCCATCCCCTTCGCGCCCATCAGCCTCTTCGGCAAGGCCCGCTGGCAGTACGCCAAGCGCTACTGGTACGCACCGGACCGCGCCCTCGACGCGATCCTCATGGGTAACCGTCGCTACAAGCGCTACCGCAACAAGATCGTCTGGTGCCTGGAGCAACTGGGCTTCGACGCCAAGAAGGTGAAGATCGAGCCGGTGGAGCACCACCTGGCCCACGCCTCCAGCGCCTACCACTGCTCCGGCTTCAAGGAGAAGACCGCGATCCTCGGGATCGACGGCAAGGGCGAGTACGCCACCACCTTCTTCGGCTGGGGCGAGAACGGCAAGATCCACAAGATCAAGGAATTCTTCGACCCGGACTCCCTCGGCGGCCTCTATGGCGCGATCACCGAGTACCTCGGCTTCGAGATGCTCGACGGCGAGTTCAAGGTCATGGGCATGGCGCCCTATGGTGACGCCGCCAAGTACGATTTCTCCCGCCTGGCCAAGTTCGAGAACGGCGAGCTGGTGATCAACACCGAGTACGCCAACGTCATCGGCTTCCGCCGCTACAAGGAGAACGGCAAGGGCTATTACTTCTCGCCCAAGCTGATCGAATGGCTCGGCCCGAAACGCCAGGGCGACATCGCCGACGACCCCTACATCCACTACGCCGCCAGCATGCAGGCGCTGTTCGAGAAGCTGGCGCTGGAGATGATGGAGTACTACCTCGGCGACATCCTGCGCGAGACCGGCAAGATCGCCTTCGCTGGCGGCTGCGCACTGAACGTCAAGCTGAACCAGAAGATCATCGCCCGCCCGGACGTGAAGGAGCTGTTCGTCCAGCCCGCTTCCGGTGACGCCGGCACCGCCGTAGGCGCCGCTGCCTACGTCTCGCACAAGCGCGGCGTGCCGGTGGAGAAGATGGAGCACGTCTACCTCGGCCCGTCGTTCTCCAACGAGGACGTCATCGCCGCCTGCGCCAAACACCCGAACAAGCCGGTGTTCAAGCGCATCGAGAACACCCCGCAGCGCATCGCCAGCATCATGGTCGCCGGCAATCCGGTGGCCTGGTTCCAGGGCCGCATGGAGTTCGGCCCGCGCGCCCTGGGCGGCCGCTCCATCATCGGTTGCCCGAGCATCCCCGGCGTCGCCGACCGCATCAACGAGCAGATCAAGTTCCGCGAGCGCTGGAGGCCCTTCTGCCCGTCGATGCTCGACACCGTGGCGCCGAAGATGCTCAAGGTGGACCACCCGAGCCCGTTCATGACCTTCACCTTCGAGGTCAACGACGAGTGGAAGGAGCGCGTTTCCGAAGTCGTGCACGAGGACGGCACCTCCCGCGCCCAGGTCCTGGAGCGCCGCCACAATCCGCGATGGTACGACCTGATGCTCGAACTGGAGAAACTGACCGGCAACGGCGTCTCCCTGAACACCTCCCTCAACCGTCGTGGCGAGCCGATGATCTGCTCGCCCACCGACGCGCTGAACATGTTCTACGGCTCGGACCTGCAGTACCTGATCATGGAAGACGTGTTGGTCGTCAAGGATGGCGTGGACTGGTATGACAATGTCGGATAG
- a CDS encoding glycosyltransferase, with product MSEATLMKVLALSSARREPDISCVYEELGRFVDLDLKLLSKDEQRNLKQFFRGLDLAKYDRVLIDLHFKNIAKQAHVLRQIPGLLLYEEDACQNYLDSSRWRGRFSRFYRSLPNARMIVTGAGTAEKLKAEGFNANFIPKGYDPRMVRSEVVERDIELGFIGRTASAAYAGRKALLDQLVEHEPVQLLRTEPGRPYWEMLNRIKFFISADVGLGEYMAKNFEAMASGCVLFAWRQGIEERAIGLRDGIDLVLYSDVEELRTRLADLRSDSKQALSISESGRRFVKEHLSHVRLARHMFAVINEPWPSFQPPSLWRMLRERLSSNVSRFR from the coding sequence GTGTCTGAAGCGACGTTGATGAAGGTTCTGGCTCTTAGCTCCGCACGGCGAGAGCCCGATATTTCATGTGTTTACGAAGAGTTGGGGAGGTTCGTTGATCTCGATCTAAAGCTGCTGAGCAAGGATGAGCAACGTAACCTGAAGCAGTTCTTTCGAGGACTGGACCTCGCCAAATATGACCGCGTATTGATTGATCTGCATTTTAAAAACATCGCCAAGCAGGCTCACGTCCTTCGCCAGATTCCAGGGCTATTGCTATATGAAGAGGACGCCTGTCAGAACTATCTGGATAGCTCTCGTTGGAGGGGGCGGTTCAGTCGTTTCTACCGCAGCCTTCCAAATGCGCGCATGATAGTGACTGGGGCAGGCACTGCAGAGAAGCTCAAGGCGGAAGGTTTTAATGCCAACTTCATTCCCAAGGGCTATGACCCACGTATGGTCCGGAGTGAAGTCGTTGAGCGTGATATCGAGTTGGGCTTCATTGGGCGCACCGCGAGTGCGGCTTATGCAGGGCGAAAGGCCCTTCTGGATCAGTTGGTTGAGCACGAACCTGTCCAACTGCTGCGTACGGAGCCTGGACGGCCATATTGGGAGATGCTCAACCGGATCAAGTTCTTCATCAGTGCAGATGTGGGCTTGGGCGAGTACATGGCCAAGAACTTCGAGGCGATGGCAAGTGGATGTGTTCTATTCGCTTGGCGTCAGGGAATAGAGGAGCGTGCCATTGGGCTCAGAGATGGTATCGATCTGGTCTTGTATTCAGATGTCGAGGAGTTGCGTACAAGGTTGGCCGATCTGCGAAGCGATTCCAAGCAAGCATTATCCATTTCCGAGAGTGGCCGCCGGTTTGTGAAGGAGCATCTCAGTCATGTGAGGTTGGCGCGACATATGTTTGCCGTGATAAATGAGCCCTGGCCTTCGTTTCAGCCTCCATCCTTGTGGAGAATGCTCCGCGAACGCCTTAGTTCCAATGTGAGTAGGTTCAGATGA
- a CDS encoding lipopolysaccharide kinase InaA family protein — translation MKLAELAGAGRAPTLPLLVDAEGGLELIQLFRVLPGQRYVGRARWQGRDVLAKLMVGAKAERHYQRELAGARLLAEQGLPTPALLAQGFEAGQGGWLLFDYLEGARSLWDDWRVVEAEAPLSDGQQAVLGEALALVGQLHGKGLVQEDLHLDNILRHQGALRLIDGGGVRGESPGQSLARDKVLANLGVFFAQLPASLDPFLEELLVHYLLANGEHALPLEMLQKEIARVRRWRLRDFLGKVGRDCSLFSVIGSAFGLRAARRDSLDALAPVLADPDAAIAAGRLLKGGGTATVAQVEIDGRPVLLKRYNIKGPLHWLKRFWRPSRAWHSWKEGNRLAFLGIATPRPLAMIERRWCWLRGRAYLITEYLSGHDIIARFRDAQVDPQGNGLPAESDLQALDRLFAALIRERISHGDLKGHNLFWQDGAWCLIDLDAVQQHRSERSFAKAYARDRARFLRNWPADSALYQLLDRRLPKTA, via the coding sequence TTGAAGCTGGCTGAACTCGCCGGCGCCGGTCGTGCGCCGACCCTGCCGCTGCTCGTGGACGCCGAGGGCGGCCTGGAGCTCATCCAGCTGTTCCGCGTGCTGCCCGGGCAACGCTATGTCGGGCGTGCCCGCTGGCAGGGGCGCGACGTGCTCGCCAAGCTGATGGTGGGCGCCAAGGCGGAGCGTCACTACCAGCGCGAACTGGCCGGTGCGCGGCTGCTCGCCGAGCAGGGGCTGCCGACGCCGGCGTTGCTGGCCCAGGGCTTCGAGGCGGGGCAGGGCGGCTGGCTGCTGTTCGATTACCTGGAGGGTGCCCGCAGCCTGTGGGACGACTGGCGCGTGGTGGAAGCCGAGGCGCCGCTCTCCGATGGCCAGCAGGCCGTGCTGGGCGAGGCCCTGGCGCTGGTCGGCCAACTGCACGGCAAGGGCCTGGTCCAGGAAGACCTGCACCTGGACAACATCCTTCGCCACCAGGGTGCGCTGCGACTGATCGATGGCGGCGGCGTGCGTGGCGAGTCCCCCGGGCAGAGTCTGGCGCGGGACAAGGTACTGGCCAATCTCGGCGTGTTCTTCGCCCAGTTGCCGGCGAGCCTCGACCCCTTCCTCGAAGAACTGCTGGTGCATTACCTGCTGGCCAACGGCGAACACGCGCTGCCGCTGGAGATGCTGCAGAAGGAAATCGCCCGGGTACGCCGCTGGCGCCTGCGCGACTTCCTCGGCAAGGTCGGGCGCGATTGCAGCCTGTTCAGCGTGATCGGCTCGGCCTTCGGCTTGCGCGCCGCCCGGCGTGATTCGCTGGATGCTCTGGCGCCGGTGCTGGCCGATCCCGATGCGGCCATCGCCGCCGGTCGCCTGCTCAAGGGCGGCGGCACCGCCACCGTGGCGCAGGTGGAAATCGATGGGCGGCCGGTGTTGCTCAAGCGTTACAACATCAAGGGCCCGCTGCATTGGCTCAAGCGCTTCTGGCGCCCGAGCCGCGCCTGGCACAGCTGGAAGGAGGGCAATCGCCTGGCCTTCCTCGGCATCGCCACGCCGCGCCCGCTGGCAATGATCGAGCGCCGCTGGTGCTGGCTCCGGGGCCGTGCCTACCTGATTACCGAATATCTGTCCGGGCACGATATAATCGCCCGTTTTCGAGACGCCCAGGTCGATCCGCAGGGCAATGGCCTGCCGGCAGAGTCCGATCTGCAGGCGCTGGACCGCTTGTTCGCCGCGTTGATCCGCGAGCGCATCAGCCATGGCGATCTCAAGGGACACAACCTGTTCTGGCAGGACGGCGCCTGGTGCCTCATCGATCTCGACGCCGTGCAGCAGCACCGCAGCGAGCGCAGCTTCGCCAAGGCCTATGCCCGTGATCGCGCCCGCTTCCTGCGCAACTGGCCTGCCGACTCGGCGTTGTACCAGCTGCTGGACCGACGTTTACCCAAGACAGCTTGA
- a CDS encoding glycosyltransferase family 2 protein, with amino-acid sequence MSDSPLLSVVIPAYNYAGVLPRAVESILSQAGADVELWVIDDGSSDDTRAVFETLIARYGGRFQGVRQENAGPSAARNHGVRLAGGHYVLLLDADDELVPGMLPRLCEQLRAEPGVGLWLAGHVAVQPDGREREHPASQVPEGVAERLSAYLLDKTIAISHGACVFRRDLLLQRPYPEHLRHSEDIPVFAYTLAHGPVQRLEFSLARIHKHPGSLRHSAEAARKVDLKLVDEVFGSLPAAGQGLRHRYKAQRCLSLFRTCMLAGDHAGAWHYYREALRTDWRALLKWSYTRKALVLCLKRR; translated from the coding sequence ATGTCGGATAGCCCGCTGCTCAGTGTCGTCATCCCGGCATACAACTACGCCGGGGTGCTGCCGCGAGCGGTCGAGTCGATACTCTCGCAGGCCGGCGCTGATGTGGAGCTCTGGGTCATCGACGACGGCTCCAGCGATGACACTCGGGCTGTTTTCGAGACTTTGATCGCGCGCTATGGCGGACGCTTCCAAGGTGTGCGGCAGGAGAACGCTGGCCCCTCTGCTGCACGGAACCACGGCGTACGCCTCGCCGGTGGGCACTACGTTCTGCTGCTGGATGCCGATGATGAGCTAGTGCCCGGTATGCTGCCCCGCTTGTGCGAGCAGCTGCGTGCCGAGCCTGGCGTTGGGCTATGGCTGGCCGGCCATGTAGCGGTACAACCTGACGGCCGCGAGCGCGAACACCCTGCCTCGCAGGTTCCTGAAGGTGTTGCCGAGCGGCTGTCTGCCTACCTGCTGGACAAGACCATAGCCATCAGCCATGGCGCCTGCGTGTTCAGGCGTGACCTTCTGCTCCAGCGTCCCTATCCGGAGCATCTGCGTCATAGCGAAGATATCCCCGTGTTCGCCTACACCCTGGCTCATGGGCCGGTACAGCGCCTGGAGTTCTCCCTCGCACGCATCCACAAGCACCCCGGCAGCCTGCGCCATAGCGCGGAAGCAGCACGAAAGGTGGACCTGAAGCTGGTCGACGAAGTGTTTGGCAGTCTGCCTGCCGCAGGACAGGGCTTGCGTCATCGCTACAAGGCGCAGCGTTGCCTGTCGTTGTTTCGTACCTGCATGCTGGCTGGGGACCATGCTGGTGCTTGGCATTACTACAGGGAGGCGCTGCGCACGGATTGGCGCGCGTTGCTCAAATGGTCATATACCCGAAAGGCGCTCGTTCTGTGTCTGAAGCGACGTTGA
- a CDS encoding lipopolysaccharide kinase InaA family protein — protein sequence MSDFIATSDRDILARHGLDSFEALWNLQLEAVDAPNTGRGGWSSVFRLDLGDAAYYLKRQSNYLSRSLARPFGEPTFAREFRNIQRYQALDVPALRAAFFAEREVHGERRAILLTRALDGWTELAELLDRWPSLGEDQRAAIILAVGTLAHRLHAAGQVHGCFYPKHIFLREIGGHYESCLIDLEKTRPLLLGRRDRVKDLEPLVRRANPWGESELRELLVAYLGAGHSSSDVDTWVRRLGARRRNKERRA from the coding sequence ATGAGCGACTTCATCGCCACCAGCGACCGGGACATCCTGGCCCGCCATGGTCTCGACAGTTTCGAGGCGCTGTGGAACCTGCAGCTCGAGGCCGTGGACGCCCCCAACACCGGCCGGGGAGGCTGGAGCAGCGTGTTCCGCCTCGACCTGGGCGATGCCGCCTACTACCTCAAGCGGCAGAGCAACTACCTCAGCCGCAGCCTGGCGCGGCCCTTCGGCGAGCCCACCTTCGCCCGTGAGTTCCGCAATATCCAGCGCTACCAGGCGCTGGACGTGCCGGCCCTGCGCGCCGCGTTCTTCGCCGAGCGGGAGGTGCACGGCGAGCGCCGGGCCATCCTGCTGACCCGCGCACTGGATGGCTGGACCGAACTGGCCGAGTTGCTGGATCGCTGGCCCTCCCTGGGCGAGGACCAGCGCGCGGCGATCATCCTCGCCGTGGGCACCCTTGCGCACCGGCTGCATGCGGCCGGCCAGGTGCATGGCTGCTTCTACCCCAAGCACATCTTCCTGCGCGAGATCGGCGGGCATTACGAGAGCTGCCTGATCGACCTGGAGAAGACCCGGCCGCTGCTGCTGGGCCGTCGTGACCGGGTCAAGGACCTCGAGCCGCTGGTGCGCCGGGCCAACCCCTGGGGCGAGAGCGAGCTGCGCGAGCTGCTGGTGGCCTACCTGGGCGCCGGGCACTCCAGCAGCGATGTCGACACCTGGGTCCGGCGCCTCGGTGCGCGCCGTCGCAACAAGGAGCGCCGCGCTTGA